A part of Anabas testudineus chromosome 7, fAnaTes1.2, whole genome shotgun sequence genomic DNA contains:
- the smim29 gene encoding small integral membrane protein 29, giving the protein MNSTTQPPAIIDGDVAVSYVLVPFLLITVTGIAAAVVMYIRKRRRIDRLRHQLLPVYSYDPSEELNEAEQEMWREEDTRIVQGWARNYQQRRPLLTKDVNA; this is encoded by the exons ATGAACAGCACTACTCAGCCCCCTGCCATCATAGATGGAGATGTGGCAGTCAGCTATGTGTTGGTGCCATTTCTCCTGATCACTGTTACTGGAATAGCTGCAGCTGTG GTCATGTATATTCGTAAGAGAAGGAG AATTGACAGACTACGCCATCAGCTGTTGCCTGTTTACTCATATGATCCTTCTGAGGAGCTTAATGAAGCTGAACAAGAaatgtggagagaggaggacacaAGG ATTGTACAAGGGTGGGCCAGAAATTATCAACAGCGACGCCCTCTCCTGACCAAAGATGTCAATGCATAA